The Rhinoderma darwinii isolate aRhiDar2 chromosome 9, aRhiDar2.hap1, whole genome shotgun sequence sequence cacaggcgcacaagatggccaccgaggccacattaaagacagagtccagaagtgggtctgcgttgtctctcctgggtggatagcttacactggtccattatcacagactccttaggaggatcgacatctgaggacagtaggggttgctgcaaagtaggagccagactgggaaggactccctcccgttgaacctcttggaggcgttctcggatccgtatatcaatctgggcggacataaggatgaggtcatccagggtagaaggcaggtcccgagcggcaagttcgtccttaattttaggagccagtccatgccagaatgcagccaccagggcctcattgttccataacaactctcCCGCCATGGtgaggaagtggatggcgtactcactcactgaggtgtctccttggcgtaggttaatcaaagaagccgctcAAGATGAGACCTGACCAGGCTTCTCAAACTCCATACGAAAAGTCtggagaaaggcttggaagtcacgggtctctggtccttgtatctcccagatagggttcgcccatgcaagagccttgccagtgaggagacagataatgaaagcgacccttgcgccatcagacgaaaatgtcctattatacagactgaagtggatctggcactgattcagaaatccacggcAGGTACATGCTTCTacgtcatagcggtcaggaagtggcaaagaaacacgcgggtcaacactgccaagtggtgtagtctgaggatcaacactgccaggaggtgtagtaggaggaacggcagcttgtgcctcctgccgaggtgcaagaatgttcaacgcctggaggagttggtcctgtcgagaccgaagGTCCAACATATCCGCCAACAtttcttgagacgtcgtcatagtcttgaatcgaccagcggggtccatggcctgagcgtactgtcacgaagggtctgtggacccactgggccatatcgTCTTTGCGgttaggcagctggccaacagggcacaggtcaatgtctatagtttgtgtaggtacctgtggcagctcggacagcagtaaggcaggctcggctggaactaggcagcaggtagacgtcaggcgaggtgaaacaGGTCAgatgtgggatacagcacgacacgactttggcacagcacagtgctcgaccaggatagtaaggAAAGcagggaactggaacaggtacaggaactggaacaggaactaggaggccatcacatagacaaactagggaaaaatcaacaacgctcaggcatagaagcagggggttggaccccccttatagtccagggtactcacgggttcaaagttccatcaaaaggtccggtgcgcacgctgcccctttaagagcgggcacgagcgtgcgcccgCACCCTACggaatccggctgaggtgagtggaagtgagcgctagcgtctcctgaggaggaggctggggccagcgcattgccgactcgtggctgcggctgtcggggggggggattggagctgacggcccgcagccacggacattacatggaGATTAGTTTTCACTATAAACAACGTATTTATGAAGCCCTTCCTTCACTTACTTTTTATGACAAACATAATTTTAGTTTCTGTTGGAAAAGAGGACGTCTTTCATGTCGCACTTTATAAACAACCTGGCGCTGTTCACATTTTGTGCTGTATTACTCAGCAATGGAGTAGAGAGGTTCATCATTGTTCATATATATGTGCCGCATTTTGTATAGGTTATATAAGTTTAGTGTCTCTTAATGAGAATTGTGCTGACAGGGTGGAATCCCCAGATTATAAAGTATTAAATGGAGCTTTAAAAGTAGAGCTGGTGAAATACCAGTAGTGTGGGAgatagaagaggaggaggaggaactgAAGAAGAATAAAGGTTGAACAGGACTGCAAACAGGAGACATAGAAAGTGGGAAAACGACAACACCAGAATCTATAATAAGAAGACAAGGAATTCAAGAAACTTTTAGAAAGATAAAGACTTAATAaggggctgaaacacctgaagaaGAGAGAAGTAACGAGAAAAGAAAGGAGAAATTGGCAGCAGAGCATCTGCAGGTACATCTGTCTACATCTTGATTGTATTAGTTTTAAGATAGTATTGATAATAAAGTGTCAGTAttctgtatattatgtatattatgtatattttCTTTTAAGACTTCTTGAAGAGATCAGGTTAATTTACAACTCAGGTAACAGTAGGATTTCAAATGATGATATCAATATGATCTAAATACAGTCACCTTAAATTTGCTTATACATCCATCTTTATATCAGTATGCCAATAGCTGAGTTATTGTACTTTTACAACAGAATTCATATGCATGAATTGCTGAGAAGCTTTACAGAAAAATACACTTCACTCACAATAGTGCATTGTTGCATGAGGATACTATCTTACTAATTATGGAGTAATATATTTATGAAGAGACATAACAATCTGCGCTGATTATATCGGGTAATCGATTTAATCCTGGATCTGCTGCTTTTAATAATCCATGATAAACAGGAGGAGTATCCAAGTACTATATTCTACAGAAGGTGATGAATTAATCTGTAGACAAATGCTACGTCTGTATAGCTAAAGAGAATTTTTTTGGTTACATTATAGCAAGCATACTATGTCCCAAGAATAGCAGGGCAGAGAATAAGTTAACGGAAACGAAGAGATATATCAGAATGGGAAAGGCAGAGATTGAAGTTCTCCATACAACAACTGAAAGGATCTCCGGAAGACTACCGAGTGTTACTCGGGTCAAATATTAGTAACTATCTTCATAGCCATATAGTAGATTCCTTCATTACAAAGACTAAATAGCTAGGAACTAAGTGGTGGTAATTTGACAAGAATTCATAGTATGGAGATTCTTCATCTTTAAAACTAGATTCTACATATCCATCCAAGTTTTAAGGAGGCATCTGGGATGACTGTTATCAGTTGCTCCATTACATATATTAGTTTTCTGAAGTCTTAGCACTGTCGAGTTTGCAGCAGAATAATATAGTCCATATacccttttttaaatttagaaaaataaccTGGAATCATTGTTTAGTGTTAGTAATAACTTCTCGGAAAGTATATATAGAAGGGTATTGCCAACAACATGGGCTCATGTGCCTCTTTTTGTCCCACATCAACTGAGGTCCGTTATGGCTAGTTTCCCACTTCCTCTTTTTTggagtagttttttttattaagacaGATCTGTTAATGGATCCTATTCATCTTTATAGGACAAAAATGCATCAGTCCCAtgatgatatatatattttttaattatcaCCCATGAGATCAATAGGTGATAAttgaaaaaactgatgcaaactggCATTTGTCATCAGCCTTTTAATAAGTTTAAGTCAGTTGCAGAGCAAAAATAGATACTGCAAAAAATTTAAGTGTGAACCATGCCTATCCCACTGTATGAGGCATTTAGAAGAAAGGGGACCTTGTGCTATTGAAGCAATTGTAATTGtcccgatctgtgggtatgttgacccactaggACGCAccgccgtaacggagtagcagctggccaaggcAACTGTGTACCAAGTCTCTACAAAGTccacgcacaagggtacctgtaatagtcaagacagtagcaaggctaggctcagatggtactttgacggcaggtgatgcaaaacgtggcaggaggtaccaggtgtggcagatgacaccagacgtggtatatAACCTCAGGCATAGCTGACGGCACATAAATATGAGAATGTTTGTGAATTCTGctgacaacatatatatatatataatgtctacGGTAATCTTAAATAGGCActgcactttcaaaaaactttgcataaatcagtaatacaagtgaatataagaaactttgtaatatcttAATAGGGGACTTGTCAGTCTCCTTCCCTCCCCTCCTCCTAAACTGTTCACTCACTAAGAATTTACTTTTTTCTCCAACTTGAGAGAGAAAGACtaacagctcactgagggatcaggtgacaactgcccatagaagtctagagATAGGAGAGCTGGATTCTTCTCTTTTacgtgtgctgtgtataggacaGGATAACAgataactgagaattagagatagaacctgcagaggggaaaacggctaaaaaacaaaatgtcacatacaagtcatataatggtcagaaatagtgttaatCCGCATGTGCGGAAATTAAATACGCTTTAAGGAATGTATTATTAAGATAACCTCACGCAGCGTTTTAAGCTAAACTCACTATACCCCAGTACTATGAGAATTCTGTTTATGTGATTGTAATGCTTATTGTAAAAgggtcatacatacatacatacatacatacatacatacatacatacccatGATTTCTGTCTAGgaggcttaggccttattcacacagtgcagattgactgttttttatttaatttttattttaaaaccatTTCATGTTTTGGCACAAAAGGAAAAATGGCACTAAATCAGCACTGCGTGAACAGGTCCATAGACCCCCTGTTGTTTCTTGTAGGGTAAATGAAAGCCACTTATATGCATCTATATGGTACTCATATTAACATGTAATATGTGGTTTTACTAGGTATAAAGAATGTTCCTCGCAGGTCTCTTTGGCTGGAGTAACCCAGATGGGTCTGCAGCAAAGCTAGCTCCCAGGAGTAGCGCAGAGCTAGTTACAGAGACTCTAATGTTAGAAATGGGATCCCATTTAAAACGTGCTGAAAAGCAGCAGCGAGAACGTCTCATTGAATATCGACGAGTGAAGAATGGCGTAGACTACACATGGTTAGCTTCTATCCCACGCCAAGGCTTTGAAATCAGCCCAGGTGACCAACTGGAACTCAGAGACATTTGTGCCAAAATAAGTCCTTCTGAATGTGGCCCTGTCATACTCAggtaatatatttttaattacatttgGTTATTGAAAAGAATGAGGTGTATGTCTCCATCATTAATTTAGGTATTTTATATTACATATCATTCATTATGGGGGATAATGTATAAAAGTGCTAGGACTTATGCATATGGTTGTATTACAAATGCATGTAgtacagatctgtaatatggcTCTGGGAGCCATATTATGGGCCCATCATAACAAAACAATTGTATAGTGCTCCCCCACATGCCATATTATAGAGATATTTTTccatagaagcattgcttctaggggacaaTACTGTTCCCCGCAGAGCCATTATATGGTGGCACACAGATTGCCTACAGGCCCTTTATGCAGACCCATAGGAACTCTTTTATAGCCAGTTTAGTATTGtttgcctgtaaaaaaaaaaaaaaaaggccctcttcacatctgcatcagaggctccattaggggtccggcaaaatgacggaaaccatgACTGAGACCTGAGGtaatccattaaaatcaataggtccCATGGGCATCGTTGGTTTCCATCAAGCAACGGATTCCGAGCTTCCAGTActctcgttgttctgctcctatgccgAAGCAGAACAAGGTAACCCGGAATGCAGATGCGAACAGAGCCTTACACACAAAATGCTAGGATATAATTTCAAAGAAATGTCACAATGAATACTTTGTGCACCCGCATATATGCTTTACTGTAGATTTGTGGTACTAACCCCTGTACTTTCATCTAGACATAGCAATAAGAGTACATGTCAAGTTCTTGCAATCAGTGTTCAAAGAATGTCCCATTGTTTGTGTTTTCACAAAGCTGGGATCAGCAGTCAGCAGTAGTGGAAGATGCGGGAGGCCATACATTTCTTTTACAGTGGCTTTACTACAAGGTCATGCATAGTTCTCCAGAGCGGACCTACTCATTTCTGTGGCTTTCTTTACTCTGGCTAAAGGAGGGGTCCTGAGAAGAGGAACCTCCtcaatgacgtccatatgcccgaTTAGGGAATAGGGAAAGACGTTAACTTAATGGGACTACCTGTTTAATGTCAGTTTCCAGGCAGACACTAGAAAGCATTgttttatgtaatatatatatatatatatatatatatatatatatatatatatatatacatatatatatatatatatatatatatatatatatatatatatatatatatatatatatatgtatatagaacaAAAATTAGGCAGCACTCCATTTGTAGAGatgaaaaaaagagggtacttttattgtcccataagcaAAGTTTTAGCTCCTtccctggagcctttctcaagcagaaaggctccaggggaaggagctgaaacgttgcttatgggacaataaaagtaccctctttttttcacaTCTACAAATGGAGTGCTGCCTAATTTTTGTTCTATACACAACTGAGATTTTGGTCTAGTCCCTTGGGCCTGCACCCACActataccggtgctgctggatccatttttctatctatatatatatatagaggtaaGCAGCACTCTGCcacagattccaacacggtaatgggtgcaagcaggtaatccagatccgtggattataaaacataaatgaaagaaatcccacagcactccgatggttccaaaaagtatgtgatttgttCAGTCAACAGctacaacgtttccgtcctgctataggacctttgaaaaaggtcctatagcaggacagaaacgttgcaggtgttcactgaataaatcacatactttttggaaccatcggagtgctgtgggatttctttcgtttatatatatatatatatatatatatatacacacacacacacacacacacacacacacacacacttaatgGTCACTTTATTAGAGAGCCCTATAATAattggagcttccctgtatggaaaGAAGACTCATGACCCTGGAcagcagcataaaatcaagtaaGCAAGTTTTACATGGATCAGTTTCAGTATGAATCCGTATTAGAATGGAAAAATTGAGCGATCTGAGTGTCTTTGAATGAGGGATACTGATAGGAAAATTAGAATTTAGCGCAAGCAGCATGGATCGGTGAACCCTTTCTGTTAGGTGTCAACATTTCAGGCTGGTGGAAGTGGAGTAATGTTTGGGGAATATTTTTTTGGCACACCGTGGGTATTTGGATACCTGTGGATGGAtgtttgaacagtagggcttacctaagctTTGTGGCCGGCCAAGTGCATCCCTTCACGGCAGATGATTATCCTTTGGCAGaaggacacttaaagaggctctgtcaccagattttgcaacccctatctgctattgcagcagataggcgctgcaatgtagattacagtaacgtttttatttttaaaaaacgagcatttttggccaagttatgaccatttttgtagttatgcaaatgaggcttgcaaaagtccaagtgggtgtgtttaaaagtaaaagtccaagtgggcgtgtattatgtgcgtacatcggggcgtttttaatacttttactagctgggcgttctgatgagaagtatcatccacttctcttcagaacgcccagcttctgccagatcacgctgtgacgtcactcacaggtcctgcatcgtgtcagacgagcgaggacacatcggcaccagaggcttcagttgattctgcagcagcatcggcgtttgcaggtaagtagctacatcgacttacctgcaaacgccgatgctgctgcagaatcaactgaagactCTTTCGCATCTGTCACATGTGCTCAGTGTAAACCTGCTCTCATCTGTGAAGAGAACGTGGTGCCAATGGCGGACCTGCAATTCTGGTGTTCTCTGGAAAATCCTAATCAAGCTGCACGGTGCTGGGCTGTGAGCACAGGTCTCACTACCGGACATCAGGCCCTCATGCCACCCTCATGGAGTCTGTTTCTGACAGTTTGATCAGAAACATACAGTAGCCCGCTAGAGGTCATTTTGTAGGGCTATGGCAGTGCTCCTCCTGTTCCTGCAGGTACCGCCTCATGCTACCAGTAGGACACTAGCAAAACACAAAACTAGAGAGAATCAATCAGGAAGGATAAGGGTCGTTTTACACGGCCTtgcctgggccgtgtaaacgaacgctgatcaacaagacagctcattgaccggcgctcgtttgctcctttcacaaggagctatgtaaggGGACGaatgctcgttactccgatcgctagtccccatacattattgtcatgtcggcagcgcatcttcctgtttacacacgataatattttcagtatttaaagagaaccattcacctgcccatacatgtgcagctgagtgcagcatgtaatgggcaggtctgcacaaaccctggggccctCAACGACAGCTTTTGGTGGCCCAACGGTAATGATAAAATTGCAACCTTTACCATTTGGGAAAAATGTGTAGTGTGGCTTGGGATAATTGCAGCTATTCCACTATAGTGACTTTGGAGCCCTCGCCTCCAGTTTAGTGAACCATGTACAGTACATGAGGACAGTCATGTAAATGGAGATATAACTCTGAAATGGTCATTTGTTCTTAGTATTTGCTTTAATTAATTTAGGACGAGCATGTACTGTATGAGCCAAGGAAAGGATTGCAGCCATATACATAGAAGTAAATGAACCATTTGGCCCTTGTCTTCCTGTACAGGTTTCGTAGGCTGATGCTGGAGTTTGAACCTGAATGTGCGGAGATCCCGCGGCTCTTTCGGTCAGTGCTACAGGATTTTGTGACTCAAGAAGAGGAACAAAGGAAGACACAGGATAATCGCTGTGAGAAACGCAGAAGAGCTAAAAGCCTGGCCACATTCAGTTTCAAGCCTCCTCGTCTACGTGTCAATCCCTTCCAACTGGAGGATACATATGGCTCCGATACTGAGAGTGAGCTGGCTGCTTCTGGGAGAGCAAGAAGCAAAAGTATGCCTGAGTTTAGCTATACAAGGGAAGTGCATTGTGACTGAACTTTACATACACAAGATTCTACCGCAAAAAGGGCAATGTGCCCAATGTACACGGCAAGGGCACATTCACATGACTGTATGTTTGATCTATGTTTAGAGCAATGTATTTCCTGCCTATAACAAGGCCTTGTTTGCACGGCGCTCAAAAGAAAAGACGTGTAAACGTTTTAAAAACGCTACCgatttttgtaaagcgcttttaaAAATACAGatgtttttgacacatttttcgcacgttttttttttgatgcgtaattaggactcctatTGACTATGGGCATAAGGCGTGTTTTCGGCGCGATTTATgcgccaagaattgacctgacgcttcttttttttacacaacgcaTTTTAACGcgagcgcgtaaaaaaaaacgcattgcaTGCACTACAATGTgcttttccattgatgtcaacgggaaATTTAAAGCATGCGTTTTTGTCCCATTTTTCGGCATGTAAAACGCGTagaatacacgccatgtgaacaagACCTAAGCCTTTATTTTGTGAATGGTTTTTCAGCTTTGGTAGGATCCGCTCCTGTTTTTGGCAGGAAAGATCTAATAGACTGCAAAAAGGTCATCTGAATGCACCATAGAGGTGCCCACTGTATGATTCTTGAAAATACCATCcccacaattttgtgttttctattGACGTCCTGGCCTCCACTTTTTCATGACTGGTATGGATTTCTCGTTTTCTTAATGTATATAGCCCACAGCTGGTCCAAATATGACCTCTGTTGTCTCAAAGTTAGACTAGAATTCATACCTGAACCTTAGCCCTATAGCATGCACACATTTTGCTGTGGATAATACTTTTTTTTCCTAATGATAATATGAAAACGAATACAATGGTAGCATGTGTTAAGtgtatttcattaaaaaaaaattatagacagAGCTAAGTGGTTCTTTTGCCTGAAGCTAGCCTAAAATGTTTAtcaaataaataaatgctcaCTTTTCTGTATTAAATCATGTAACTAAAGTTAAATCATATTCTCAAAGTGACAGACATCTGACATGTCATCAAAGAGTAGCATAcattctaaataaataaataaatacatatatatatatatatatatatatatatatatatatatatatatatatatatatatatatatatataaataattatatgCCCATCTACATAATTGCTTGATTattcttgtgcacctttttctgccAAAAATGGGAATGGACCCCAGCAGGAAGAAGGATAATCAGGAAGAAGGATAATCTAAAATGGGTTGTCTCATCTCAACAACCTCTGTCTATCTGCACTAGTAGCGATTAAGCGTCCCCCTCCTTATAAACCAGTACAGAGAGCCACTAACAAACAGCGGCTCTCACTCTTCTGGACCCAGtccattcatgtattacatggacagccattaaTTTGAAAGACTacatgtaataccacatatctcctgtagcaggagcagcagcagcTACTGCAAGGCAGGTGAAAAGCCAATGACAACTTTCCCTGTTAAAATCGGCGGTTTGCCATGGGACTCGGACCTGTGACTCTCATATTAAAAGGGCTGTCTATGACTCTGGGAAAGTGAAGAAAGATATTTCCCTTGGTGGGATCCAATCCTTATTTTTTGGcgaaaaataattacaaaacaaTAttgaacttgtgtaaatgatctttttaaaaaaaatatatatataaataagtgatCTGAAATATATACACTGTATTAGAATTACTAGTGCTGGAATGTATAACTTCACTGATAACACTGCTCTATGcaaaataataaaactatataTGAGGtgacaatatttatttttaaatgtaatgttttctaataaaatttgatTTATATAATTAAAATTGCGTGAGTGATCCTGGCCTGAATCTTCCACCTTACGATCACCAAAGCAGCCCCATACCTTTACAGTATCCACAATACTTGACAGAAGACAACAAGCACTGTGTATATGGGCCTcccacttttttggggggtgattAGGTCCAGTTTACCCTCTTCTCTATTAGTAGACATGTCCAGTGgcctaactaccgctgtagcagccatagcggctgcaacGGGGTCTGCGGCATGAGGAGGCCTGTGCTTccagccggcacggcccccccatgcccggaggctccgctcgcagccgctatggctgctacaacgatagtgacttcacattcaatagtatctgcatccctcGGATGcatatactattgaacactatgacagagcagggagatgtctccgtgctctgccataggctacaggccacattcggTCTGCAGCCAATCGGGTACAGGTTCAGGATCCCTGcgaaggccggcgtgatgacgtcactggatcacgccgtccCACACAAGGATCCTGTCGGCATTAAAGAGCTGCTCCATTCGTCTGGGGAACGGGGCCCAGGTgagtataacttttttgtttttgtttgggggggcgACATATCGTGCTATATATAATGGAGTtggaacactatctacaaggggggctgtatagcactgtactgggggggctgtatagtactgtactgggggctgtatagtactgtactgggggctgtatagcactgtctacagggggggggctgtatagcactgtctacaggtaggCTGTTTAGTATtgtgatggggggctgtatagtactgtactgggggctgtatagcactgtactggggggctgtatagtactgtactgggggctgtatagcactgtactggggggctgtatagcactgtctaccggGGGGGCTGTTTTGCAAtgtactgggggggctgtatagtactgtactggggggctgtatagtactgtgcttggggggggctgcatagcactgtctacaaggggggctgtatggcactgtactggggggctgtatagcactgtactgggggggctgtatagtactgtactggggggctgtatagcactgtctacaggagggctgtatagtactgtactggggggctgtatagcactgtactggggggctgtatagtactgtactgggggctgtatagcactgtactggggggctgtatagcactgtctaccggGGGGGCTGTTTTGCAAtgtactgggggggctgtatagtactgtactggggggctgtatagtactgtgcttggggggggctgcatagcactgtctacaaggggggctgtatggcactgtactggggggctgtatagcactgtactgggggggctgtatagtactgtactggggggctgtatagcactgtctacaggagggctgtatagtactgtactggggggctgtatagtactgtactggggggctgtatagtactgtgcttggggggggctgca is a genomic window containing:
- the LOC142660267 gene encoding protein RD3-like, with protein sequence MFLAGLFGWSNPDGSAAKLAPRSSAELVTETLMLEMGSHLKRAEKQQRERLIEYRRVKNGVDYTWLASIPRQGFEISPGDQLELRDICAKISPSECGPVILRFRRLMLEFEPECAEIPRLFRSVLQDFVTQEEEQRKTQDNRCEKRRRAKSLATFSFKPPRLRVNPFQLEDTYGSDTESELAASGRARSKSMPEFSYTREVHCD